Below is a genomic region from Candidatus Thermoplasmatota archaeon.
CGAGCGTCCCCGAGGACGTCGTCGAGGAGGCGCGCACAAACGGCCTCGTCGCGTGGAGCCCGGCCGCCGCCAACGAGGCGGTCGTCGAGGAGTTCCTCGTCCGCTACGGCGCGCGCGCGTCCCCCGGAGGGGTCGTGTTCCTCGCGGGAACGCCGGGCCTGCGCGCCGCCGAGTCCACCGGGCTCCCGCTCGTCGACGCGCGCGTGGCGCGCGACGTGCTCGACCTCTCGAAGGTGTCGGGCGACACCCTGGACGTCTCGGCGCAGCGCTTCTGGTCCGTGCTCACCGACGTGCGCGCCCGCGTTGCGGCGCCGTGGGAGCCGTTCTTCGCGACGGCCCAGGTGCTTGACGTTTGCCCATACGCTTTCACGAGCGCGGACCGTCGGCCCGCGCCGCTGCCGCGCGCGCTCCCCGTGGAGCTTCCGCGAGCGTACGAGGCCGGCCTCGCCGAGCTCGCGCGCGTCCTCCGGGCGCTGCGTCCCACGACGCTCGTCGCCCTCGGCGAGCTCGCCTACGCGGCGGTGTCCGACCTCGCCGGGAACCGCCGGGCGCTCCTCGGCGCCGCGGGCCTCGACTACTCGGCGTTCGTCCTTTCGCGCACCTGGGGCGCGCCCGGGGCCCCCTATCCGTGGGCCGACCTCGGGTCGTTCCGCGCGCGCGTCGTCCCCCTCGGCGAGCCCCGCTCCGCGCTCTTCCCCCACGCGGCCGTGAGCCTCGCCGGCCTCGCGGCGGACTGCTGGACCTAATCCGCGAGCGCGTTGTGGGGATACCTCAGGACGGGGAGCTTCTTCGCGGCCGTGACGGCGACGTCGTTCGAGTCCCTGTAGAGCTTGTCGGGGAGCCGCTTCAGGACCTCATCGAGCGGGATTGCGGCGTCCCCCGGCACCGGCACGCGCCAATGCCCCGCCTGCGCGCGGAGGCTCGCGAGCGTGCGCGGGAACTCGAGATCCTGCAACATGATCGCGATCGCCTCGACCCCCGCATCGTCGCCCCAGGGGAGGGGGGCCGCCTCGAGCGGGAATCCCTGCGCGTCCTTCGCGGTCATGCCGGACCCCCTTCCGTGGGGACGCGGGGCGCCATCGCGGGGAACGCCAGGAGGAACGCGTCGAGGAATGCCCGTTTGGTGGGCCACCGCTCGTCGGGCATGCGCATCAGGAACCAGGCGAAGGCGAGGAACGTGTCGCCGGGGGAGGCGAGCCGGGCGACGCCCCAGCGGGCGAGGATCTCGCCTGTCGTGAGCGGGAAGGCCTCGACGGGCAACGCGGACGCGAGCGCCGCGGCCCCGAAACCCGCGAAATGGATGGGGTCGCCTTCGCGCTCCCGCATGGCCTCGGGGGGCAGCGTTCCGCCGGACCCCCCCGCAACGTAGGGCGTGCGGTAGCCCGTCCGCTCGGCGAGGGGGAGGTCGACCTTGCTGCGCTTCATGCGGGGGGCTCGGGTCCCCGCCGACAAGGACGTTTGCGCCGGGTCGTCGATGCCGGCCGGCCGCCTGTCGGAAGGGGACCCCGGGTGGCAAAGTTATATGAAGGGTGGGGCCGGGTTCCCGGTTCGGAAAAGCCCCCTTTCCAGCCTCTCGGAGGTTCCACTTTGTCCCGCAAGGAAGTCTCCATCCGCATCGGCGGCGCAGCCGGCGACGGCGTCGCGTCGACCGGTGAGATCTTCGGCAAGACGTGCGCCCGCTCCGGCCTGCACGTGTACGCGTACAACAGCTACCAGTCGGTCATCCGCGGGGGCCACGTGTGGTTCCAGATCCGCGCGGGCGCCGATCGCGTGCTTTCCGTCGGCCAGAACGTCGGCATCCTCATTGCCCTCAACCAGCAGACCTACGACGCCCACGTCGGCTCGATCGAGTCCGGCGGCGGCGTCATCTTCGACCCGAAGAAGGTCAAGGCGGACGAGACGAAGCTTCCGAAGGGCGTGCGCGCCTTCCCGATGCCCGCGCTCGAAATCGCGGCGAAGTACTCGAAGAACCCGATCATGGCGAACACCGTGATGCTCGGCGCCGCGATGCAGTTCATCGCCGCGCCCATCGCGAAGTTCAAGAGCGTCATCGAGGACCAGTTCGGCCACAAGAAGCAGGAGATCATCTCCCAGAACCTCGAGGCCGCTCAGGCCGGCTGGGACTACGCCAAGGAACACTGGGGTCGCCTCGACTACGTCCTCGGGTGGAGCGACAAGCGCCGCCTCTTCATGACCGGCAACCAGGCGATCGCGCTCGGCGCGCTCGCCGCGGGCTGCAAGTTCTACGCCTTCTACCCGATGACGCCCGCGTCGTCGATCGGCCACTTCCTCGCGGACCACGGCCCCGACAACGGGATGGTCGTGAAGCAGGCCGAGGACGAGATCGCGGTCATCAACATGACGATCGGCGCGGCCTACGCGGGCGCGCGGTCGATGTGCGGCACGTCGGGCGGCGGCTTCTCGCTCATGGTCGAGGCCACGGGCTTCGCGGGCATCACGGAGACGCCGATCGTCGTCGTGAACTCGCAGCGCTCGGGCCCCTCGACCGGCCTTCCCACGAAGACCGAGCAGGGCGACCTCAACCTCATCATGGGCGCGGGCCAGGGCGACTGGCCCCGCATCATCCTCGCGCCCCGCAACGTCGAGGAGGCGTTCCACGCGACCGCCGAGGCCTTCAACCTCGCCGAGCGCTGGCAGACGCCCGTCTTCGTCCTCTCGGACCTCCTCCTCTCGGAGCACTTCGAGACGGTCGACGGCCTCGACCTCGAGTCGGTCGCGATCGACCGCGGCGCGCTCATCACGAACGGCTCGGTCCCGACGCCCTACCTCCGCTACGAACTCACGGAGAACGGCGTCTCGCCCCGCGCGATCCCGGGCATGGCCGGCGCGGAGCACATCGCGGGCTCGGAC
It encodes:
- a CDS encoding 2-oxoacid:acceptor oxidoreductase subunit alpha, which translates into the protein MSRKEVSIRIGGAAGDGVASTGEIFGKTCARSGLHVYAYNSYQSVIRGGHVWFQIRAGADRVLSVGQNVGILIALNQQTYDAHVGSIESGGGVIFDPKKVKADETKLPKGVRAFPMPALEIAAKYSKNPIMANTVMLGAAMQFIAAPIAKFKSVIEDQFGHKKQEIISQNLEAAQAGWDYAKEHWGRLDYVLGWSDKRRLFMTGNQAIALGALAAGCKFYAFYPMTPASSIGHFLADHGPDNGMVVKQAEDEIAVINMTIGAAYAGARSMCGTSGGGFSLMVEATGFAGITETPIVVVNSQRSGPSTGLPTKTEQGDLNLIMGAGQGDWPRIILAPRNVEEAFHATAEAFNLAERWQTPVFVLSDLLLSEHFETVDGLDLESVAIDRGALITNGSVPTPYLRYELTENGVSPRAIPGMAGAEHIAGSDEHDEDGTLVSDVRAGLADAIEVRIKQMDKRGRKLEGALADFDKPELLGPKDAPVTLVTWGSTQGAAREAMATLAAEGIHVNALEVKNVWPFQTKEVTAILSKARHILVCEGNFTGQFERLLRTETGIVAHASLRKYDGEPFWPENIVAKVKEIVAHEKIPVKGGMH